One genomic segment of Candidatus Berkiella aquae includes these proteins:
- the rpiA gene encoding ribose-5-phosphate isomerase RpiA, with translation MASQNELKQKVAEAALKEIQPGTIVGVGTGSTVNYFIDYLATMKNDILGAVSSSKETEKRLRDHGIPVVGTNEGPIAVYVDGADECNNHCQLVKGGGAALTGEKIIAAIAKKFICIIDEKKRVKQLGEFPLPVEVIPMARSYVARELVKLGGDPVYREGVITDYGNQILDVHNLQILQPIALEQAINQITGVVTNGLFALRGADKVLIATQYGIETLTPR, from the coding sequence ATGGCATCGCAAAATGAATTGAAGCAAAAAGTCGCTGAAGCTGCCTTAAAAGAAATACAGCCTGGTACCATTGTCGGTGTTGGCACCGGTAGTACCGTTAATTATTTCATCGACTACTTAGCCACCATGAAAAATGACATCTTAGGTGCCGTTTCAAGCTCTAAAGAAACGGAAAAGCGTTTAAGAGATCATGGGATCCCCGTTGTAGGCACCAATGAAGGCCCGATTGCGGTCTATGTGGATGGTGCTGATGAATGCAATAATCATTGCCAACTGGTCAAAGGTGGCGGCGCGGCTTTAACCGGCGAAAAAATTATTGCTGCGATTGCCAAAAAATTTATTTGTATTATTGATGAAAAGAAACGGGTAAAACAACTTGGCGAATTTCCATTGCCCGTTGAGGTGATCCCCATGGCAAGAAGCTATGTTGCCAGAGAGCTGGTCAAATTAGGCGGCGATCCCGTTTACCGAGAAGGAGTGATCACCGATTATGGTAATCAAATTCTCGATGTTCATAATCTGCAAATCTTACAACCGATTGCTTTAGAACAAGCGATTAATCAAATTACTGGTGTTGTCACGAATGGTCTATTTGCTTTGCGAGGTGCTGATAAAGTATTAATAGCAACTCAATATGGCATTGAAACCTTAACCCCTCGTTAA
- a CDS encoding arylesterase: MGDSLSAAYQMAPHAGWVALLENKLKQDFPQVMVINSSIVGDTTAGGLQRLPTQLTKHSPDIVIIELGGNDGLRGLPILSIRSNLKKMIELCIAHKAKVLLVGMRLPPNYGASYTTQFAKNYVELSQDYSLPLVPFFLENVALKPELMLQDRIHPTASAQPILLDNLWPALKPLLSDFH; encoded by the coding sequence ATGGGTGACAGTTTAAGTGCTGCTTACCAAATGGCGCCGCATGCGGGATGGGTTGCTTTATTAGAGAACAAACTTAAACAAGATTTCCCTCAAGTGATGGTCATTAATAGCAGTATCGTTGGTGATACCACCGCAGGCGGCTTACAACGCTTACCAACACAATTAACCAAACATTCCCCCGATATTGTCATTATCGAGTTAGGTGGCAATGATGGCTTAAGAGGGTTGCCAATTTTATCCATTCGATCCAATCTAAAAAAAATGATCGAGCTGTGTATAGCACATAAAGCGAAAGTACTATTGGTGGGTATGCGTTTGCCTCCCAATTATGGTGCTAGCTATACAACGCAGTTTGCCAAAAATTATGTTGAACTCAGCCAAGACTATTCGCTCCCCTTAGTGCCTTTCTTTTTAGAAAATGTTGCCTTGAAACCCGAATTGATGTTGCAAGACAGAATTCATCCCACAGCGAGTGCGCAGCCTATTTTGCTCGATAACCTTTGGCCTGCTTTAAAACCCCTTTTATCGGATTTTCATTAA
- the fba gene encoding class II fructose-bisphosphate aldolase (catalyzes the reversible aldol condensation of dihydroxyacetonephosphate and glyceraldehyde 3-phosphate in the Calvin cycle, glycolysis, and/or gluconeogenesis) produces MPLITMRQLLDHAAENDYGVPAFNVNNLEQMRAIMEAADKTDSPVIVQASAGARKYAGSRFLKHLIEAAIEEFPHIPVCMHQDHGASPAVCQQSIQLGFSSVMMDGSLMEDMKTPSSFEYNVDTTSLAVAMAHACGVSVEGELGCLGSLETGIAGKEDGSGAEGKLTHDMMLTDPEEAARFVKATKVDALAIAIGTSHGAYKFTRPPTGDILAIERIKAIHKRIPDTHLVMHGSSSVPQEWLHVINEFGGDMGETYGVPVEEIQEGIRHGVRKVNIDTDLRLAATGALRRFFAMNKREFDPRKYLIEATKAMRDICIARYEAFGTAGQAHKINAISLEKMALRYKAGELDPRVNL; encoded by the coding sequence ATGCCTTTAATTACTATGCGACAATTACTCGATCATGCGGCAGAAAATGATTATGGTGTGCCTGCATTTAACGTTAACAATTTAGAACAAATGCGTGCAATCATGGAAGCGGCTGATAAAACCGATAGCCCGGTGATTGTACAAGCATCAGCAGGCGCGAGAAAATATGCAGGTTCCCGTTTCTTAAAACATTTAATTGAAGCGGCAATTGAAGAGTTTCCTCATATTCCTGTTTGCATGCATCAAGATCATGGTGCTTCCCCTGCGGTATGCCAACAATCCATTCAATTAGGGTTCTCCTCTGTCATGATGGATGGCTCTTTGATGGAAGATATGAAAACTCCTTCCAGCTTTGAATATAACGTGGATACGACCTCGTTAGCGGTTGCAATGGCGCATGCGTGCGGCGTTTCCGTTGAAGGTGAATTAGGATGCTTGGGTTCATTAGAAACCGGTATTGCCGGTAAAGAAGATGGCTCAGGCGCAGAAGGTAAGTTAACCCATGATATGATGTTAACCGATCCAGAAGAAGCTGCTCGTTTTGTAAAAGCAACCAAGGTTGATGCACTGGCGATAGCCATTGGTACGAGCCACGGTGCTTATAAATTCACCCGTCCACCTACCGGTGATATTTTAGCAATTGAACGCATTAAAGCGATTCACAAACGTATTCCTGATACCCATTTGGTTATGCATGGTTCCTCTAGCGTGCCACAAGAATGGTTGCATGTGATCAATGAATTCGGCGGTGATATGGGCGAAACCTATGGCGTTCCTGTTGAAGAAATTCAAGAAGGTATTCGTCATGGTGTGCGTAAAGTGAATATCGATACCGATCTTCGCTTGGCAGCAACCGGCGCATTACGTCGATTCTTTGCAATGAATAAACGTGAATTTGATCCTCGTAAATATTTAATTGAAGCGACCAAAGCGATGCGCGATATCTGTATTGCGCGTTATGAAGCTTTTGGTACCGCAGGTCAAGCGCACAAAATCAATGCAATTAGCTTGGAAAAAATGGCGCTACGCTATAAGGCCGGCGAACTCGACCCACGCGTCAACCTATAA
- a CDS encoding EVE domain-containing protein — protein MGLNYWLMKSEPDTFSIDDLKKSPKQVTAWEGVRNFQARNFLRDQFQVGDLAFFYHSSCKVPAIVGIMEVIRTGLPDLTACDPKSPYYDPKSSMAAPRWYLVELKLKEKFNTPITLSALKMNPKLSKMRLLQRGNRLSILPVSQTEWRTILNML, from the coding sequence ATGGGACTCAATTACTGGCTCATGAAGTCAGAACCCGATACGTTCAGTATCGATGACTTAAAAAAATCACCTAAACAGGTCACCGCTTGGGAAGGCGTTAGAAACTTCCAAGCCAGAAATTTTTTACGCGACCAATTCCAAGTAGGCGATCTTGCCTTTTTTTATCACTCAAGCTGTAAGGTACCCGCCATTGTTGGGATTATGGAAGTGATTCGTACTGGGCTCCCTGATCTTACAGCCTGCGATCCCAAATCACCTTATTATGACCCGAAATCCAGCATGGCAGCGCCTCGCTGGTATCTTGTCGAGCTCAAGCTCAAAGAAAAGTTCAACACGCCGATTACCTTATCAGCTTTAAAAATGAATCCTAAGCTGAGTAAAATGCGACTTTTACAAAGGGGTAACCGCTTATCTATCCTCCCTGTCAGTCAAACTGAATGGCGAACTATCCTCAATATGCTTTAA
- a CDS encoding DUF502 domain-containing protein has protein sequence MFKKTFWNGLKIFVPVVLTVAIVFWAFSTLETFFGQLIQFIIPEQYYFKGLGIIVGVAVIFIIGLLLNAWVVRKLYSFAERLVQRIPLIKTVYNAIQDLMSYFDKNSQSTEQQAVMIETSLGKIMGLITCDTLANLPLYSSDQEVLVYIPLSYQIGGLSVVVPKSAIKPINWSANQAMSFILTAGMTGKK, from the coding sequence ATGTTTAAAAAGACTTTTTGGAATGGTTTGAAGATTTTTGTGCCGGTTGTCTTGACGGTGGCCATTGTATTTTGGGCGTTTAGCACGCTGGAGACATTTTTTGGTCAACTCATACAGTTTATTATTCCCGAACAATATTATTTTAAAGGTTTGGGTATTATCGTTGGTGTGGCCGTTATTTTTATAATTGGTTTGCTCCTCAATGCCTGGGTGGTGCGAAAACTATATAGTTTTGCAGAAAGGCTGGTGCAACGGATCCCCCTGATTAAAACCGTTTACAATGCCATCCAAGATCTGATGAGCTATTTCGATAAAAACTCTCAATCGACTGAACAGCAAGCGGTCATGATTGAAACCAGTTTAGGAAAAATCATGGGGCTTATCACGTGTGATACCTTAGCCAATCTTCCTTTGTACTCAAGCGATCAAGAAGTGTTGGTTTACATACCACTTAGCTATCAAATTGGGGGCTTATCGGTTGTGGTTCCTAAGAGCGCAATCAAACCTATCAATTGGTCTGCTAATCAAGCAATGAGTTTTATCTTAACCGCAGGGATGACAGGTAAGAAATAG
- the pyk gene encoding pyruvate kinase — MPRRTKIITTLGPATDQYDKMYALIEAGANIMRINLSHGSHDEHRKRIELAMSCAKELNKTIGILLDLQGPKIRIAKFQNPEGILLKDGDTFFLDANCDKHAGNQTEVGLDYPELPQEVSAGDQLLLDDGRIVMSVVGVKGSRIECRVDNGGRLTNNKGLNRKGGGLSAPSLTEKDINDIDFIATQPVDYVALSFPREAADIHEARRLLRQAGSQAQIVAKIERAEAITNIDELIDAADALMVARGDLGVEIGFAELPGVQKHIINRARERDKPVITATQMMESMIHNSIPTRAEVSDAANAILDGTDAVMLSAETATGDYPVKVVSTLNEICLAAERHRAPRLMVPETNEKYDRHDKAIAMAAMTIASHVPIKAIVALTESGSTPLWMSRIRSGIPIYALSRDPSTCRRVTLYRGVYPVEFDLTLHKIWEISRQALALLVKQGILQEGDKVIVTKGDVLGVVGHTNALKILTAQAKLD; from the coding sequence ATGCCACGGCGCACAAAAATAATAACAACCTTAGGCCCTGCAACCGATCAATACGATAAAATGTATGCTTTAATTGAGGCTGGTGCGAATATCATGCGCATTAATCTCTCGCATGGCAGTCATGATGAGCATCGCAAACGCATTGAATTGGCGATGAGCTGTGCAAAAGAACTCAATAAAACTATTGGCATTTTGCTTGACTTGCAAGGTCCTAAAATTCGTATTGCGAAATTCCAAAATCCCGAAGGTATTTTGTTAAAAGATGGCGACACTTTTTTCTTAGATGCCAATTGTGACAAACACGCAGGAAACCAAACCGAAGTAGGGCTTGATTACCCTGAATTACCGCAAGAAGTTTCAGCGGGTGACCAACTGTTACTTGATGATGGGCGTATTGTCATGTCAGTTGTTGGCGTGAAAGGATCACGGATTGAATGTCGCGTTGATAATGGTGGCAGGCTTACCAATAATAAAGGATTAAATCGCAAAGGAGGCGGGTTATCAGCACCCAGCTTAACTGAAAAAGATATCAATGATATTGATTTCATTGCGACACAACCGGTTGATTATGTGGCTTTGTCTTTCCCACGAGAAGCGGCGGATATTCACGAAGCGCGTCGGTTATTACGACAAGCAGGAAGCCAGGCACAAATCGTGGCAAAAATTGAAAGAGCAGAAGCCATTACCAATATCGATGAGCTCATTGATGCTGCTGATGCGTTGATGGTTGCACGAGGTGATTTAGGCGTTGAGATAGGCTTTGCTGAGTTACCAGGCGTGCAAAAACATATTATTAATCGCGCCAGAGAGCGTGATAAGCCCGTCATTACTGCGACGCAGATGATGGAGTCGATGATTCATAATTCGATTCCAACGCGCGCCGAAGTCTCAGATGCTGCCAATGCGATTTTAGACGGAACAGATGCGGTCATGTTATCGGCTGAAACCGCAACGGGAGATTATCCGGTAAAAGTGGTTTCTACCTTAAATGAAATTTGTTTGGCGGCAGAGCGTCATCGCGCACCGCGATTGATGGTGCCAGAAACAAATGAAAAATATGATAGACATGATAAAGCAATAGCAATGGCAGCGATGACCATTGCCAGTCACGTGCCTATCAAGGCAATTGTGGCGTTAACCGAATCAGGTTCAACGCCTTTATGGATGTCGCGTATACGTTCTGGGATCCCGATTTATGCCTTAAGTCGTGATCCAAGCACTTGTCGACGAGTCACTTTATATCGTGGTGTTTATCCGGTTGAATTTGATTTAACGCTCCATAAAATATGGGAAATTTCAAGACAAGCCTTAGCCTTACTCGTCAAACAAGGGATTTTACAAGAAGGTGACAAGGTTATTGTGACCAAAGGTGACGTTTTAGGTGTCGTGGGCCATACTAACGCCTTAAAAATACTAACAGCACAAGCAAAATTAGATTAA
- a CDS encoding ankyrin repeat domain-containing protein encodes MILGTDTKSKNTDAFFEIFKGASIWGQGYNNWRWSPEKKAAAIPLIENGIELDAHRDFDSYDSTPLLLVAEYCHDLEIMLLLIEKGANVNIQNKHGSTPLNACMHYQPSIEKLQLLLSHHADPNIPDNHGMVPLSWCLGHYSEYSMQIIQLLLNNHAKIDIAKCRGKKFLEDIFSRSRIFDPEILSLLETILNKIHSLGRLECLKKAFKDILNENWDAVCHCPKEVFKIMRGCSEKRQFQIIQIIEQQFDNAITIAWSNCSTEPLCLRLFNCLTDFPADDDVQDALQATHHEAQPFIPSRIKNTRKDEPVMPDEAKNTETPFCACYIL; translated from the coding sequence ATGATTTTAGGCACCGATACTAAATCAAAAAATACAGACGCTTTTTTTGAAATATTCAAAGGGGCATCAATTTGGGGACAAGGCTATAATAATTGGAGATGGTCACCAGAAAAAAAAGCGGCTGCCATCCCATTAATTGAAAATGGGATTGAACTTGATGCTCACCGAGATTTTGATAGCTATGATAGCACACCGCTACTCTTAGTCGCAGAATATTGCCACGATCTTGAAATTATGCTGTTATTAATAGAAAAAGGAGCCAATGTTAATATTCAAAATAAACACGGTAGCACCCCATTAAATGCCTGCATGCACTACCAACCTTCTATCGAAAAACTGCAACTGCTATTGAGCCACCACGCTGATCCTAATATCCCAGATAATCACGGTATGGTGCCCCTCAGCTGGTGCCTAGGGCATTATTCAGAATATTCGATGCAAATAATTCAGTTGTTATTAAATAACCATGCCAAGATTGATATTGCTAAGTGTAGAGGCAAGAAATTTCTAGAAGATATTTTTTCTCGAAGCAGAATATTTGATCCTGAAATTTTATCATTGTTAGAGACTATCTTAAATAAAATACATAGCCTTGGTCGATTGGAATGCTTAAAAAAAGCTTTTAAAGATATTCTGAACGAAAATTGGGATGCCGTATGCCATTGTCCAAAAGAGGTATTTAAAATAATGCGTGGTTGCTCTGAAAAGAGACAATTCCAGATCATACAAATCATCGAGCAGCAATTTGATAATGCCATCACGATAGCATGGTCAAATTGTTCTACAGAACCACTTTGTCTTCGCCTTTTCAATTGCCTAACAGATTTTCCTGCCGATGATGATGTTCAAGATGCTTTACAAGCAACCCATCATGAGGCTCAACCCTTTATTCCCTCAAGAATCAAAAACACAAGAAAAGATGAACCTGTCATGCCTGATGAAGCCAAAAACACAGAAACTCCCTTCTGTGCATGTTACATCCTCTAG
- a CDS encoding ABC transporter ATP-binding protein, which translates to MAIISAQAVEKRVFALTQPIDILKGVDLDVNEGETLAILGASGSGKTTLLSLLAGLDTPTQGEIILQGIKLARLTEDERATVRLGRVGFVFQNFDLLPQLTAIENVMLPLELQAKPDARQMATDILHELGLKERLKHYPRQLSGGEQQRVAIARAFVTQPKVLFADEPTGCLDTKTGEKIMALLFDLNAKHQTTLIFVTHDSGLAQRCQRRVMLVDGKLTT; encoded by the coding sequence ATGGCCATTATTTCTGCACAAGCGGTTGAAAAACGAGTGTTTGCTTTAACGCAACCCATTGATATCTTAAAAGGGGTTGATCTTGACGTCAATGAAGGAGAAACCTTAGCCATCTTAGGCGCATCTGGCTCGGGTAAGACCACACTGCTTAGTTTACTAGCAGGATTGGATACACCGACGCAAGGCGAGATCATCCTGCAAGGTATTAAATTGGCTCGTTTGACAGAAGATGAACGTGCGACCGTACGCTTAGGTCGAGTTGGCTTTGTCTTTCAAAATTTTGATTTATTGCCTCAATTAACGGCCATTGAAAATGTCATGTTGCCATTAGAGTTGCAAGCCAAACCCGATGCGCGACAAATGGCGACAGATATCCTCCATGAATTGGGTTTAAAAGAGAGATTAAAACATTATCCAAGACAGTTATCGGGTGGTGAACAACAGCGGGTAGCTATTGCCCGTGCCTTCGTGACACAACCCAAGGTACTTTTTGCCGATGAGCCAACCGGTTGCTTAGATACCAAAACCGGAGAAAAAATAATGGCATTACTGTTCGATCTGAATGCCAAACACCAGACGACTTTAATTTTTGTGACGCATGATTCAGGGCTTGCACAGCGTTGTCAGCGCAGGGTCATGCTGGTTGATGGAAAATTAACAACATGA
- a CDS encoding ABC transporter permease has translation MIMRLALLQLWRSRARAEFRVLSVAMILAVFSVTLLSCLTQSLGHLFLKDATSLLGADLIIESAHPIPEKIKQTIEQEHIQYSQNVEFFSMLVVNDKLQLTNVNAISTPFPLQGELRISQADNKASVLKEAPPPGEIWLDRSLANKLEVKLNDAIQLGNMILKFTGIIEQRPLAMSGSNVLAPLCYVNMKDLAAMAVLQPGSRATYRLLLAGQENRLKNLQATLESEPLNEINWITPQSGRRGLGQTLATVERYVSLIMLIQVFLAGIAIALSAHQFSSGQKRQVALMRCLGASSRTIFAVHLLELCWLALIVVLIGIALGYAGALLLLKYAQTAGFYAATLNWQGGLLGALTGFILLLGFAFPPIYELKKISPAKIFQDNFVPDAGIHFLSYALAIVALAMLFFVFVSEPEVAFQLMIKSSILGAFIYVAAWGVWFLFEPLSRIGGLSWRFGVSYLIRHRSQTISQWLVFAFVIMLLMLVQIIKQDFIEQWRAQLPTQTPNYFLVNVQNEQLSSLQQWLDKHDIHDVTFYPVVRARMSHINGQEVGQNRGLSRPINLTWMEHIPNNNHVVAGNEWGPSLNGQAVVSVENGFAKRQQLKMGDTVSFQIEEDLVTAKIVQLRTLEWTSFTPNFFVIFPDNVLEKYAHSYITSIYVPKNQKPTLFALAKDYVEISIIDIDDILHSIRNMINQLSNALEGLLLIVFALGILIMYASLLSSLRERLQESAMLQILGAKKVFIGKLLMVEFGLLGLFSGLVGSAMAMILAKDLATRYFAMTFTLNIKWLFYGTLLSTAVIIVFGLVGARKVFRVSPLWLLRQSS, from the coding sequence ATGATTATGCGTCTCGCTCTTTTGCAGTTATGGCGAAGCAGAGCACGTGCAGAGTTTCGTGTACTAAGTGTTGCCATGATTTTAGCGGTCTTTTCGGTAACATTGCTTTCTTGCTTGACTCAAAGTCTGGGGCATTTGTTTTTAAAAGATGCAACATCTTTACTCGGCGCTGATCTTATTATCGAATCTGCTCATCCTATACCGGAAAAGATTAAACAGACTATCGAGCAAGAACACATTCAATATTCCCAGAATGTTGAATTTTTTAGCATGCTCGTTGTCAATGATAAATTGCAATTAACCAATGTGAATGCCATCTCAACCCCTTTTCCTTTACAAGGCGAGCTTCGGATATCGCAAGCTGATAATAAGGCAAGCGTGCTTAAAGAAGCGCCACCGCCCGGTGAAATTTGGCTGGATCGAAGCCTTGCTAACAAATTAGAAGTGAAATTAAATGACGCTATCCAACTGGGCAATATGATATTAAAGTTCACCGGTATCATTGAGCAGCGCCCGTTAGCCATGTCGGGCAGCAATGTATTAGCGCCACTTTGTTATGTCAATATGAAAGACCTAGCTGCAATGGCGGTACTACAACCGGGTTCACGTGCAACCTATCGATTATTGCTAGCAGGGCAAGAAAATAGACTAAAAAATTTACAAGCCACTTTAGAAAGCGAACCGCTCAATGAGATCAATTGGATAACGCCGCAATCAGGTAGGCGAGGGCTGGGGCAAACCTTAGCAACGGTAGAACGTTATGTTTCTCTTATTATGCTAATTCAAGTTTTTTTAGCAGGCATTGCGATTGCGCTATCAGCACATCAATTTAGCAGTGGCCAAAAAAGACAAGTTGCTTTAATGCGTTGTTTAGGAGCAAGTAGTCGCACGATATTTGCTGTTCATTTGTTAGAATTATGCTGGCTTGCCTTGATTGTGGTTTTAATTGGCATTGCGCTTGGATATGCTGGGGCGCTATTGCTGTTGAAATACGCGCAAACAGCAGGATTTTATGCCGCGACGCTTAATTGGCAAGGTGGGTTATTAGGCGCTTTAACAGGTTTCATTTTATTATTGGGATTTGCTTTCCCACCCATCTACGAATTAAAAAAAATCTCGCCAGCGAAAATATTCCAAGACAACTTTGTTCCCGATGCAGGTATTCATTTTCTCAGTTATGCGTTAGCCATTGTAGCTTTGGCCATGCTCTTTTTTGTGTTTGTGAGTGAGCCAGAGGTTGCCTTCCAATTAATGATAAAATCCAGCATTTTAGGTGCATTTATTTATGTTGCTGCCTGGGGTGTGTGGTTTTTATTTGAACCTTTAAGTCGTATTGGGGGGCTGTCTTGGCGCTTTGGTGTTTCTTATCTCATTCGCCATCGCAGCCAAACCATTAGTCAGTGGTTGGTTTTTGCGTTTGTTATCATGTTGTTGATGTTGGTACAAATCATCAAGCAGGATTTTATCGAGCAATGGCGTGCACAGTTGCCGACTCAAACCCCAAATTATTTTTTAGTGAATGTACAAAATGAACAACTATCATCATTGCAGCAATGGCTTGATAAACATGACATTCACGATGTCACATTTTATCCGGTTGTTCGTGCCAGAATGAGTCATATTAATGGTCAAGAGGTTGGGCAAAATAGAGGATTATCAAGACCCATCAATTTAACCTGGATGGAGCATATTCCTAACAATAATCACGTTGTTGCAGGGAATGAGTGGGGACCCTCATTAAATGGTCAGGCAGTTGTCTCTGTTGAAAATGGCTTTGCCAAGCGACAACAGTTAAAAATGGGTGATACCGTCAGTTTTCAAATTGAAGAAGACCTCGTGACGGCAAAAATTGTGCAACTTCGCACATTGGAGTGGACCTCTTTTACACCTAACTTTTTTGTGATTTTTCCAGATAATGTGCTAGAAAAATATGCTCATTCTTACATAACCAGTATTTATGTTCCCAAGAACCAAAAACCGACATTATTTGCTTTAGCCAAAGACTATGTGGAAATTTCTATCATCGATATCGATGATATTTTGCATAGCATTCGAAATATGATTAACCAGTTGTCAAATGCGTTAGAAGGGTTATTGCTCATTGTTTTTGCCCTAGGCATTTTAATTATGTACGCAAGTTTGCTATCTTCTTTGCGAGAACGCTTGCAAGAAAGCGCCATGCTACAAATTTTAGGGGCGAAAAAAGTGTTTATCGGTAAGCTATTAATGGTTGAGTTTGGTTTGTTAGGATTATTTTCAGGTTTGGTGGGGAGTGCCATGGCTATGATTTTAGCCAAAGATCTCGCCACACGTTATTTTGCAATGACCTTCACCTTGAATATAAAATGGCTTTTTTATGGCACGCTATTGAGTACAGCAGTGATTATTGTTTTTGGTTTAGTCGGGGCCAGAAAAGTGTTTCGGGTGTCGCCATTATGGTTATTACGCCAGAGTAGTTAA
- a CDS encoding 5-formyltetrahydrofolate cyclo-ligase yields MRWLKQQLRRQIREKRSQLTFTEKQLAARRVCMRLLQQPEYQKAQHIALYMSHHGEISTNLILRLALKQRKSCYLPVITPASSLEFVKVDSESRLEKNRFGILEPISRTKLIYPWQLDLVLTPLVAFDSTLHRLGMGGGYYDRTFAAENMKKHMPYMLGLAYDLQRINRLPHSDLDILLDMVITEKRCYNKGF; encoded by the coding sequence GTGCGTTGGTTAAAACAACAACTCAGACGTCAAATTCGTGAAAAAAGATCTCAACTTACTTTTACCGAAAAGCAACTCGCCGCGAGGCGAGTATGCATGCGATTACTGCAACAACCTGAGTATCAAAAAGCGCAGCATATCGCGCTGTACATGAGCCATCATGGCGAAATCTCCACCAACTTGATTCTGCGTTTAGCGCTCAAGCAGCGAAAATCTTGCTACCTACCCGTTATTACCCCAGCCTCTTCATTAGAATTTGTGAAGGTAGACAGCGAGTCTCGTCTTGAGAAAAATCGTTTTGGCATTCTTGAGCCAATCAGCAGAACAAAACTTATTTATCCCTGGCAACTTGATTTGGTGCTAACCCCGCTAGTGGCCTTTGACAGCACTTTGCATCGTTTAGGGATGGGAGGTGGTTATTATGATCGGACATTCGCAGCTGAGAATATGAAGAAGCACATGCCTTATATGCTAGGGCTCGCTTATGACTTGCAAAGAATTAACCGGTTACCGCACTCTGATTTAGATATATTACTTGACATGGTTATTACTGAAAAACGCTGCTACAACAAAGGATTTTAA
- a CDS encoding CoA-binding protein codes for MKNFPDSIQQFFLPKAFAVIGASTNREKYGNKVLRCYLQHQLTAYPVNPRAKVIEGITCYEDINSLPAEVKSISVITPPAITEKIVDDAINKGILNIWMQPGAESAVAVKKCQDAHINVIADGSCILVALGFKDI; via the coding sequence ATGAAAAATTTCCCAGATAGCATTCAGCAGTTTTTTTTACCCAAGGCATTTGCGGTGATTGGTGCCTCTACTAACCGTGAGAAATATGGTAATAAAGTATTGCGTTGTTATCTGCAACATCAATTAACTGCTTATCCGGTTAATCCTCGTGCCAAGGTAATTGAAGGCATTACTTGTTACGAAGATATTAATAGCTTACCCGCCGAAGTCAAAAGTATTTCCGTCATCACGCCACCTGCGATTACGGAAAAAATTGTTGATGATGCTATTAATAAAGGGATTTTAAATATCTGGATGCAACCCGGCGCTGAAAGCGCCGTGGCAGTTAAAAAATGTCAGGATGCGCATATCAATGTGATTGCCGATGGTTCTTGCATTTTAGTTGCGTTGGGTTTTAAAGATATTTAG